The following nucleotide sequence is from Trifolium pratense cultivar HEN17-A07 linkage group LG2, ARS_RC_1.1, whole genome shotgun sequence.
tttgaaatttgatatgGATAATTCAAAATGATATGGATAATTcaaaaaacaaaccaaatatAGAAAAACTTAACATAAAAGTAGAGACACAATGTTACATAGGGGAGAGGATCCCGTGATGCATGAGCATGAGACGAGTTAACCCATTTTCTTAGTTTAATCAAAGTTTCAGATTCGTATTCGAGCTTGAATATGCAATGAAGTTAAAACTCTTACATAGAGTTTGTCGCACATTTGAATCTTATATAGCTTGATAAATTAATCTCTACATTTTTACTTGGAAGATATTCGATTTTAAAAAACAGTGATATTATTTACAATGAGTAGTGTGTCATTTACATATAAGGttaatatttattcttgatGAATTGAAAATGCCTTAGTACAAGTACAGCTTTCTTCGTTATTgatagaggtgggaataggccaTGCCAGCCTATCGgaccttaaggcctagcctacagaGGCTCAGGCCAGgtcagcctatttctttaaatagagtaGGCTAAGACgtttttataagtctatttagttaaataaGCCAAACTAcatgccattaaaaaagccttctAGCCTATTAGGCCGacctatttaaattaatatgaataatttttttactactattattatttattattatttatatattaaaatttgtactttaattaaattataaacttattaactttttcattagtttaagtttattaatcgacattagtttttcacatatataaatgtattattataaactagaattgaaatatgatgacatatatagtcaaagtcTACAacatatcatgttaaatatcaaaaggatATTGATTTATTGGCTCATCATtattcatttaaatatgttcatgtgGAATaagcttttaaacaggctaacagatCACATTAGGTTTTCAATAGACCATATTCAGGCCCAAAAgataagcctatgataggccacaagCCTTCAAATTTTTGACAGGTCAAACTCAGACTTGACAAAGCCTAGCTCGgtctagcctattcccacctctattTATTGAATGGCGGCAATGGCTTACCATTTTATCCAAATGAAGATTTGTTGTATTCCCAAAGTACACTGACCAGATCACGGGCACCTCATAAATGGAGTACTGTCCTAGATGGTGTCACGGATGATATTATAATTGATACTTGAGCCTACTccttttcttccaaatttcaaAACAACATTAAGATAATAATATCATAAATGAATTGAAAAGTGAACAATGTCATTGATGCATTTGATAACACATTCAATCATAGAGACGAATTTGATTAGCATTTTGTAATTCCAACTCTATCATTTTAGACTACTGAATGTAGGGAACTAAATTGGTACAACCATACAACTTCTTGGAGCAAATTGCATATTTACTCATCAACCAccaatgtaaattttttattataaagagTACAAAATAAACTAACCTTATTACtaatacttgaaaaaaaattatgacattCATACTTAATACTAGTACATATGTAGATACTTCATCATTCATCTGTTTTGAAAAAATGAGACTAACAGTGGAAGCTCAAGGTGAGCTAGATTTGAATAACAAATTTCCCGCTTGCGTTGCGTATACTCGCTCAATATAGAATAAGTCCTCATcaatcatcatatcatattcaaTTCATATAGATATGAACATTATGCCACCCTCTCGTGACATTATGTTATACTATCCTAATTAAACTAGAATGGCCTTGTGACACGACCACTTGCTCGGCCACAAAGAAGAGCATTCTTCGGGACTGGATATTCATCTCTCAATGATTTTGAAGGTGTATATACCCTAAGATAGAATTGTTGTCCTAAGTACTGTCTTTCCCAATTCTCAGACCTTATATTCCACATTCCAACATTGTCAAGTGCAACGTATATTGCGGTCCATGACTTTGGATAAACCTGCATGCGTTCGATTGTCAATTtagaatacaaaaataatttactaATTAACACCATTAATTAAATTAGTGGCTACTAGCTACAACATGTTTGCCCCCTCAGAAATAATGAATGATACCTGAGTAGTAGTTCTAGCAACAGTGTCCCGCAGATTGTAGCGTCCTCTACTATCAGGTGTCCATTGCCCACTACCGAACCTATAAATAATCATTACATAATTAGAAACATTTAACTTAAATCTTAATTACTTATAGAATCATGAATTCGATGAATAGCAATATATGGAGTactatgtattattataagcttaCCCTACAACGAAGAAGGCATAGCCGTCAATGTGCCACGACTGCACAGAAGCCTCCCAATTTTGGAACACAATCTCCACATATTCATGGAAATTAGCACCCATTACAGCAGTTTGGAGATATGCATTGCCTCCGGTAGGTGAGGTAGGAATTCCTCCAACATAGAAAACTCCGGGAATGTTGAAATAGTCAGCAAGTTTCAACGGGGTGTCTGGCTCAAGATAGGATACACTGTTGACAGCATACCTCTGCTTGCCATTGATATAAGGAGCAGAGTTTGCAAGCATGATGGTTCGAGTTGGCTTGATCAATCCATAGTGGTAAGATCCTTGAGGGTTTGGTCTTGGACCACTTGCTGTTAGGTTCCACCTGGTTTCAGGAGCATTAACACATCAATTATTACCTAATTAAAAAGTACTTAAAAGTAATTACTATCTATTTACTTAGAACATTTATGAGAAACAGATCTTTCTTtaattgtttgaaatttgatcCAACATTATAAATACACTAGGCCTCGACAAATAAAGAAATGGGGAAATATACGTGAAACAAAAGAGTACCGGATAGTTCTGGCTTGAAAGACAGATGAGGTAATATCAAGAGTAGGTCCCGGAGGAGCAGGACCAGATACCCCGATGCGTGAATAGCTGTAATGAAGAATGGAAGTTGTTGTGAGTACCCTTCTGGTGAATCGCGTAGAGACAACTACATAGTAATCCTTGACAGGCTGGTTAGCTGTGACCAGCACAGAATAGGTCTGTCCTAAATGGATGTCAAGTGAAGAATAGGTGTTTTGGAGGGTATGTGATCCTTCTACTTCCACAAGTTTCAATGTGTGCCCTTGGATTCTGAAGTTGATGGATGTTGATAGCCCGACATTTGATATCCTGAATCTATATGTCTTACCTGCAGATTCAACATTTAAACAATAATGTAAATGTAACGAAAGGCATGCATTGCATAATCTGAAGTCTAGTCAAGGATTGTTCCAATTAGAGTTCGGACTTGTATAAGGAAGTTCAAGCTCAGAAATGCTTTAAAATCAAAATGGACTATCACAAATTATTTTGCTACCAACCTTGATCGACAGTGAATGTGTTTCCGTTCCAACCACGGCCATTGATAAGAAGACCGTCGGGGAAGGGGAGATTGTGACCATTCTCGAGGACTCGTCTCAGTCTCTAAAACATCAAAGGGGAAGTAATAAAGTATTGAGATTGGATTTAAGAGAGGATAAATAGAAACAATAAGAAATTGAAATGA
It contains:
- the LOC123907786 gene encoding L-ascorbate oxidase homolog, whose translation is MKSYFNVSSFSSSFILVLVTTILVFFTSVKCEDPYRFFTWKVTYGDIYPLGVKQQGILINGQFPGPQIDAVTNENLIISVYNYLTEPFLISWNGIQHRRNSWQDGVAGTNCPIPPRKNFTYTLQVKDQIGSYFYFPSLGMHKAAGAFGSIRIWSRPGIPVPFPPPAGDFTLLAGDWSKLGHRRLRRVLENGHNLPFPDGLLINGRGWNGNTFTVDQGKTYRFRISNVGLSTSINFRIQGHTLKLVEVEGSHTLQNTYSSLDIHLGQTYSVLVTANQPVKDYYVVVSTRFTRRVLTTTSILHYSYSRIGVSGPAPPGPTLDITSSVFQARTIRWNLTASGPRPNPQGSYHYGLIKPTRTIMLANSAPYINGKQRYAVNSVSYLEPDTPLKLADYFNIPGVFYVGGIPTSPTGGNAYLQTAVMGANFHEYVEIVFQNWEASVQSWHIDGYAFFVVGFGSGQWTPDSRGRYNLRDTVARTTTQVYPKSWTAIYVALDNVGMWNIRSENWERQYLGQQFYLRVYTPSKSLRDEYPVPKNALLCGRASGRVTRPF